A stretch of the Pseudorasbora parva isolate DD20220531a chromosome 13, ASM2467924v1, whole genome shotgun sequence genome encodes the following:
- the gnb1a gene encoding guanine nucleotide-binding protein G(I)/G(S)/G(T) subunit beta-1, protein MSELDQLRQEAEQLKNQIRDARKACADATLSQITANIEPVGRIQMRTRRTLRGHLAKIYAMHWGTDSRLLVSASQDGKLIIWDSYTTNKVHAIPLRSSWVMTCAYAPSGNYVACGGLDNICSIYNLKTREGNVRVSRELAGHTGYLSCCRFLDDNQIVTSSGDTTCALWDIETGQQTTTFAGHTGDVMSLSLAPDTRLFVSGACDASAKLWDVREGMCRQTFTGHESDINAICFFPNGNAFATGSDDATCRLFDLRADQELMVYSHDNIICGITSVAFSKSGRLLLAGYDDFNCNVWDALKADRAGVLAGHDNRVSCLGVTDDGMAVATGSWDSFLKIWN, encoded by the exons ATGAGCGAACTCGACCAGTTGCGTCAGGAGGCTGAACAGCTGAAAAACCAGATCAGA GATGCACGGAAAGCATGTGCAGATGCCACCCTCTCTCAG ATCACAGCTAATATTGAGCCTGTGGGGCGGATCCAGATGCGCACTAGACGGACACTGAGGGGACATTTGGCGAAGATCTACGCCATGCACTGGGGCACTGACTCAAG GCTTCTTGTTAGTGCTTCCCAGGATGGAAAACTTATTATCTGGGACAGCTATACTACAAACAAG GTGCACGCCATTCCCCTGCGCTCCTCGTGGGTGATGACTTGTGCATATGCGCCGTCTGGAAACTACGTGGCCTGTGGAGGCTTGGATAACATTTGCTCCATCTACAACCTAAAGACCCGCGAGGGGAACGTGCGTGTCAGCCGTGAGTTGGCTGGACACACAG GCTATCTGTCCTGCTGCCGTTTCCTGGACGATAACCAGATTGTCACCAGCTCAGGCGACACCACCTG tgcTCTGTGGGACATTGAGACCGGGCAGCAGACGACCACGTTCGCGGGTCACACCGGTGATGTGATGTCCCTGTCTCTGGCCCCTGACACCCGTCTGTTTGTGTCGGGCGCGTGTGACGCCTCTGCTAAGCTCTGGGACGTCAGAGAAGGCATGTGCAGACAAACCTTCACCGGCCACGAGTCCGACATCAACGCTATCTGT TTTTTCCCCAACGGAAATGCATTCGCCACGGGCTCAGATGACGCCACCTGCAGGCTGTTTGACCTGCGTGCCGATCAGGAGCTGATGGTTTATTCTCACGACAACATCATCTGTGGGATCACCTCCGTGGCCTTTTCCAAAAGCGGACGCCTGCTGCTCGCCGGCTACGACGATTTCAACTGCAACGTGTGGGATGCTCTCAAAGCCGACCGCGCTG GAGTTTTGGCAGGTCACGATAACCGCGTCAGCTGCTTGGGCGTCACTGATGATGGGATGGCTGTGGCTACAGGATCCTGGGATAGTTTCCTGAAGATCTGGAATTAA